A portion of the Pseudomonas sp. PSE14 genome contains these proteins:
- a CDS encoding nuclear transport factor 2 family protein, translating to MAESVEVLLEIEQIRQLKYRYFRAIDTHDWALFASCLAEDVTTQLDSGNYAFVGRDAFIAGLKGMMDRPTLLSKHQGHHPEIELVGPDRARGVWYLEDQVIDLDNDWIVQGTAFYQDEYVKRDGAWVILSTGYRRVLDNVTTPIPADFRVVKSWFGVAG from the coding sequence ATGGCCGAGTCCGTCGAAGTCCTTCTTGAGATCGAGCAGATCCGCCAACTGAAGTACCGCTACTTTCGCGCCATCGATACCCACGACTGGGCGCTGTTCGCCAGCTGCCTCGCCGAGGACGTCACCACCCAGCTGGACAGCGGCAACTACGCCTTCGTCGGCCGCGACGCGTTCATCGCCGGGCTGAAAGGGATGATGGATCGCCCGACCCTGTTGTCGAAGCACCAGGGACACCATCCCGAGATCGAACTCGTCGGCCCCGATCGCGCCCGTGGCGTGTGGTACCTGGAAGACCAGGTGATCGATCTCGATAACGACTGGATCGTGCAGGGCACGGCGTTCTACCAGGACGAATACGTCAAGCGCGATGGCGCCTGGGTGATCCTGTCGACCGGCTACCGCCGCGTGCTCGACAACGTCACGACGCCCATCCCGGCGGATTTTCGCGTGGTGAAGAGCTGGTTCGGCGTAGCGGGTTGA
- a CDS encoding SDR family NAD(P)-dependent oxidoreductase has protein sequence MNMLQGKVALVTGGGQGVGQGIALALAAEGARVAVAGRTRATLEQTVEEIRQRGGEALAVECDVMSAADLDRSVAQVVEAFGGLDILVNNAQIVPLGRILDVSDEDFMKGIDSGPMATLRLMRACYPHLKGNGSIVNLASSAAVRWDASGYGHYAATKEAIRSLSRAAACEWGVDGIRVNVIAPHALSPGLRGWVDAHPAEAEAFFQSIPLRRVGDCEADIGRTVAFLVSDNARYLTGATIPLDGGQAYWG, from the coding sequence ATGAACATGCTGCAAGGCAAGGTGGCGCTGGTCACCGGTGGTGGTCAGGGTGTCGGCCAGGGCATTGCCCTCGCCCTCGCCGCCGAGGGTGCCAGGGTCGCCGTGGCGGGTCGCACCCGCGCCACGCTGGAGCAAACAGTGGAAGAAATCCGCCAGCGCGGTGGCGAGGCCCTCGCGGTGGAATGCGACGTGATGAGCGCAGCCGATCTGGATCGCAGCGTGGCCCAGGTAGTGGAGGCCTTCGGCGGCCTCGACATCCTGGTCAATAACGCGCAGATCGTGCCGCTGGGGCGCATCCTCGACGTCAGCGACGAGGACTTCATGAAGGGCATCGACTCGGGGCCGATGGCCACCCTGCGCCTGATGCGCGCCTGCTACCCCCACCTCAAGGGCAACGGCTCGATCGTCAATCTGGCCTCTTCCGCCGCCGTGCGCTGGGATGCCTCCGGCTACGGCCACTACGCCGCCACCAAGGAAGCCATCCGCTCCCTGAGCCGCGCCGCCGCCTGCGAATGGGGCGTGGACGGCATCCGCGTCAACGTCATCGCTCCTCACGCCCTGTCGCCAGGGCTGCGCGGCTGGGTGGATGCCCATCCGGCAGAGGCCGAGGCGTTCTTCCAGAGCATTCCGTTGCGGCGCGTCGGCGACTGCGAAGCCGACATCGGCCGCACCGTGGCCTTCCTGGTCAGCGACAACGCCCGCTACCTGACCGGCGCCACCATCCCGCTGGATGGCGGCCAGGCCTACTGGGGTTGA
- a CDS encoding ferredoxin--NADP reductase yields the protein MGSAQTLAPQAEPTVAGTFRLEVADVIEETADARSLVLRVPAELAGRFKYRAGQFLSFRVALDGKTLTRCYSMSSTPGLDETLRVTVKRVAGGRVSNWMNERVRPGDELDVLPPAGHFHLGEVTRDLLLFGGGSGITPVFSILREALAHRDCRIRLVYANRDTDSVIFRDALRRLVSEHGERLQVVHVLDNLQGFLAASDVRHLLRGWEEAECFICGPGPFMDTVESTLLREGVDSAHIHVERFVSPPDPDAQEAASEEARSAAAESGAESLVVALDGAEHQVACIPGETLLESCRRAGLAPPASCEEGFCGACMCKVEQGEVLLPRNDVLSAAEIAEGWTLACQGRAGSREVRVRFPD from the coding sequence ATGGGCAGTGCGCAGACCCTGGCGCCGCAAGCGGAGCCAACCGTCGCCGGCACCTTCCGTCTGGAGGTGGCCGACGTCATCGAGGAAACCGCCGACGCGCGCTCGCTGGTGCTGCGCGTGCCGGCGGAACTGGCCGGGCGCTTCAAGTACCGCGCCGGGCAGTTCCTCAGCTTCCGCGTGGCGCTCGACGGCAAGACCCTGACGCGCTGCTACTCCATGTCCAGCACGCCCGGGCTGGACGAGACGCTGCGGGTGACGGTCAAGCGTGTGGCCGGTGGCCGGGTGTCGAACTGGATGAACGAGCGCGTGCGTCCGGGCGACGAACTGGACGTGCTGCCGCCCGCCGGCCACTTCCATCTCGGCGAGGTGACGCGCGACCTGCTGCTGTTCGGTGGCGGGTCGGGGATTACTCCGGTGTTCTCCATCCTGCGCGAGGCGCTGGCCCATCGCGACTGCCGCATCCGCCTGGTGTACGCCAACCGCGATACCGACTCGGTGATCTTCCGCGACGCGCTGCGTCGCCTGGTCTCCGAGCATGGCGAGCGCCTGCAGGTGGTCCACGTGCTGGACAACCTGCAGGGCTTCCTCGCCGCCAGCGACGTGCGTCATCTGCTGCGCGGCTGGGAAGAGGCCGAGTGTTTCATCTGCGGTCCCGGTCCGTTCATGGATACGGTGGAAAGCACGCTGCTGCGTGAAGGAGTCGACTCGGCGCATATCCATGTCGAGCGCTTCGTTTCGCCGCCCGATCCGGACGCGCAGGAAGCGGCGAGCGAAGAGGCCCGCAGCGCCGCCGCCGAATCCGGTGCGGAAAGCCTGGTGGTGGCGCTGGACGGCGCCGAACACCAGGTGGCCTGCATCCCCGGTGAAACCCTGCTGGAAAGCTGCCGCCGCGCCGGCCTTGCGCCGCCGGCCTCCTGCGAGGAGGGCTTCTGCGGTGCCTGCATGTGCAAGGTGGAGCAGGGCGAGGTGCTGCTGCCGCGTAACGACGTGCTCAGCGCCGCCGAGATCGCCGAAGGCTGGACGCTGGCCTGCCAGGGTCGCGCTGGCAGCCGCGAGGTGCGGGTGCGTTTCCCCGATTGA
- a CDS encoding SDR family oxidoreductase: MNRLQGKVAVITGAASGIGLACARCFSAEGAQVVGLDVGSAPAEFPGLFMALDVRNESNVEQVMGEVVSRYGRLDVLVNAAGVASQGSVTSSPTSEWQRVLDINLTGSMLTSKHAVAQMVAQRSGSIINIGSIFGLQGCDGNVAYNVAKGGINQLTRSMAIDYGHANVRVNGLCPGLIETPMTQMVREQEAFHAFFASQHMLSRAGQPEEVAKAALFLASDDASFVSGQMIAVDGGFSAGRRFAPPQA, from the coding sequence ATGAATCGACTGCAAGGCAAGGTCGCGGTGATCACTGGCGCGGCATCGGGCATCGGCCTGGCGTGCGCGCGCTGCTTTTCCGCGGAAGGCGCCCAGGTAGTGGGGCTGGACGTGGGCAGCGCTCCCGCCGAGTTCCCCGGCCTGTTCATGGCCCTGGACGTGCGCAACGAGAGCAACGTCGAGCAGGTGATGGGCGAAGTGGTATCGCGCTACGGTCGCCTCGACGTACTGGTCAATGCCGCCGGCGTCGCCAGCCAGGGTAGCGTTACCAGTTCGCCCACCAGCGAGTGGCAGCGCGTGCTGGACATCAACCTCACCGGCAGCATGCTCACCAGCAAGCACGCCGTGGCGCAGATGGTTGCCCAGCGCAGCGGCTCGATCATCAATATCGGCTCGATCTTCGGTCTGCAGGGGTGCGACGGCAACGTCGCGTACAACGTCGCCAAGGGCGGCATCAACCAACTGACCCGCTCCATGGCCATCGACTACGGCCATGCCAACGTGCGCGTCAACGGCCTCTGCCCGGGCCTGATAGAAACCCCCATGACCCAGATGGTGCGCGAGCAGGAAGCCTTCCACGCCTTCTTCGCCTCGCAGCACATGCTCAGCCGCGCCGGGCAGCCAGAGGAGGTGGCCAAGGCCGCGCTGTTCCTCGCCTCCGACGACGCCTCCTTCGTCAGCGGGCAGATGATCGCC
- a CDS encoding glucose 1-dehydrogenase, which produces MNRVQGKVCIVTGAASGIGREDALLLAAEGARVVITDLNEEAGRAVAAEIGDNALFIRHDIASESDWKHVIKTTVERFGRLDVLVNNAAILAVASIEDTSLELWRKVQTINGDGYFLGCKYAIEAMKETGGGSIVNMSSVAALGGMAAFCAYSASKGAVAAMTRSIAVHCKQQGYRIRCNSVHPDGVNTPMTQALAGGQPIPQEALDADPMNRMCAPRDIANVVLFLASDESRFISGAELRVDNAQLISGV; this is translated from the coding sequence ATGAATCGAGTTCAAGGCAAAGTCTGCATCGTAACTGGCGCGGCCAGCGGCATCGGTCGCGAGGACGCCCTGCTGCTGGCCGCCGAAGGCGCCCGCGTGGTGATCACCGACCTCAACGAAGAGGCCGGCCGTGCCGTGGCCGCCGAGATCGGCGACAACGCGCTGTTCATCCGCCATGACATCGCCAGCGAAAGCGACTGGAAACACGTGATCAAGACCACCGTGGAGCGCTTCGGCCGTCTCGATGTGCTGGTCAACAACGCCGCCATCCTGGCCGTGGCCAGCATTGAGGACACCAGCCTGGAACTGTGGCGCAAGGTGCAGACCATCAATGGCGACGGTTACTTCCTCGGCTGCAAGTACGCCATCGAAGCGATGAAGGAAACCGGCGGCGGCTCCATCGTCAACATGTCCTCGGTGGCAGCCCTGGGCGGCATGGCGGCGTTCTGCGCCTACTCCGCCTCCAAGGGCGCGGTGGCGGCCATGACCCGCTCCATTGCCGTGCACTGCAAGCAGCAGGGCTACCGCATCCGTTGCAACAGCGTGCACCCGGACGGCGTCAACACCCCCATGACCCAGGCCCTGGCCGGTGGTCAGCCGATTCCCCAGGAGGCGCTCGACGCCGACCCGATGAACCGCATGTGCGCGCCGCGGGATATCGCCAACGTGGTGCTGTTCCTCGCCTCGGATGAGTCGCGCTTCATCAGCGGCGCCGAGCTGCGTGTGGACAACGCCCAACTGATCAGCGGCGTCTGA
- a CDS encoding glucose 1-dehydrogenase — MQRLANKIAIITGGARGMGAETARLFVAEGAHVIIADLLEQEGATLAAELGEAASFQRLDVSCEGNWQRLVQATLERHGRIDVLVNNAAVLVFGAIEQLSKAEFERALSINLTGTFLGIHSVAPIMREQGCGSIVNISSVDGLRGVNALAAYVSSKWGVRGLTKVAALELGPHGVRVNSVHPGGVDTLMSNPTGATRDELAGQYRTVPQQRIGAPEEIARATLFLASDDASYCNGSELSVDGGVAAGAYYPGLPGSPI, encoded by the coding sequence ATGCAACGTCTGGCAAACAAGATCGCCATCATCACCGGAGGCGCCCGTGGCATGGGCGCCGAAACCGCCCGCCTGTTCGTCGCCGAAGGCGCCCACGTCATCATCGCCGACCTCCTGGAGCAGGAAGGTGCGACCCTCGCCGCCGAGCTGGGCGAAGCAGCCAGCTTCCAGCGCCTGGACGTCAGCTGCGAGGGAAACTGGCAGCGCCTGGTGCAGGCCACTCTGGAGCGTCACGGGCGAATCGACGTGCTGGTGAATAACGCCGCCGTGCTGGTGTTCGGCGCCATCGAGCAACTGTCCAAGGCGGAGTTCGAACGAGCGCTGTCGATCAACCTGACCGGCACCTTCCTCGGCATCCACAGCGTGGCGCCGATCATGCGCGAACAGGGGTGCGGCTCGATCGTCAACATTTCCTCGGTGGACGGGCTCCGCGGCGTCAACGCCCTGGCCGCCTACGTGTCGAGCAAGTGGGGCGTGCGCGGCCTGACCAAGGTCGCGGCGCTGGAGCTCGGGCCACACGGCGTGCGGGTCAACTCTGTGCATCCAGGCGGCGTCGATACCCTGATGTCCAACCCCACCGGCGCCACGCGCGACGAACTGGCCGGACAGTACCGCACGGTGCCGCAGCAGCGCATCGGCGCGCCGGAGGAAATCGCCCGCGCCACGCTGTTCCTCGCCAGCGACGACGCCAGCTACTGCAACGGTAGCGAGTTGTCGGTGGATGGCGGCGTGGCGGCCGGCGCCTACTACCCGGGCCTGCCGGGCTCGCCGATCTGA